A genomic region of Xiphophorus couchianus chromosome 9, X_couchianus-1.0, whole genome shotgun sequence contains the following coding sequences:
- the LOC114151508 gene encoding occludin yields the protein MFDKQHYESPPVYSPPYSPPSNNGFGPAGSFHGPQSDYNAYPPPPGSYYIEDRPQHFYKWRSPPGIIKAMMATVIVLCLAIFACVASTLMWDMQYSYGGGYYGSGLGYGSGYSGGSYGSSYGGLGGYGGYGGYGGYGNYYGSYVSPYSAKTAMIAMAAVNFVSCMSFFIASFSKSSVVRGRKYFLAVLIASVLMGVLQGIMTIVYIVGVNPMAQSSSNIMYNPMLMMCQSLYQTSYSQMGGLGGFPMYNQYLYHYCFVDPQEAIAMVCGFLVVIALGVAAFFAQKTRGKIWRYGKPNIYWQEPLVGGKTSEGRDVEEWVNNVEESRSVQDAPTLLVSEKGGGLLNASANSVSSFPPAKVDSTSYNEDDNQYSEKITSRPLEGYSHGGRTSSSPSEETGGRRPAANRGKRRRRNPDMDESQYETEYTTGGETGNELDAEEWESVYPTITSDSQRHEYKREFDSDLREYKRLCAEMDDINDRLNKLSRQLDTLDESSAKYQVVAEEYNQLKDLKQTSEYQSKKRECRRLRHKLFHIKRMVKDYDKNH from the exons ATGTTTGACAAGCAACATTACGAGAGTCCACCAGTCTACAGCCCCCCCTACAGCCCGCCGTCCAACAACGGCTTCGGTCCTGCCGGCAGCTTCCATGGCCCTCAGAGTGACTACAACGCATACCCACCTCCGCCGGGATCTTACTACATCGAAGACCGGCCGCAGCACTTCTACAAATGGCGGTCACCTCCTGGGATCATCAAGGCCATGATGGCTACAGTGATAGTGTTGTGTCTGGCCATATTCGCCTGCGTCGCTTCGACTCTAATGTGGGATATGCAGTACTCATATGGAGGCGGCTACTACGGCTCCGGTCTGGGCTACGGCAGTGGCTACTCTGGAGGCAGCTACGGCTCGTCCTACGGAGGCCTTGGAGGTTACGGAGGTTATGGAGGTTATGGAGGCTATGGGAACTACTACGGCTCCTACGTGTCTCCTTACTCGGCCAAAACTGCCATGATTGCCATGGCAGCTGTCAACTTTGTCAGCTGTATGTCATTCTTCATCGCCAGCTTCTCTAAGTCCAGTGTTGTCCGTGGCCGAAAGTACTTCCTGGCCGTCCTTATAGCCAGCGTTCTCATGGGGGTCTTGCAG GGCATCATGACCATTGTCTACATTGTCGGAGTAAATCCCATGGCCCAGAGCTCTTCCAACATTATGTATAATCCGATGCTCATGATGTGTCAGAGCCTCTATCAGACCAGCTACTCACAGATGGGAGGACTGGGAGGTTTTCCTATGTACAACCAGTACCTGTACCACTACTGTTTTGTGGACCCCCAGGAG GCGATTGCCATGGTGTGCGGATTCCTGGTGGTCATTGCTTTGGGCGTCGCTGCTTTCTTTGCTCAGAAAACAAGAGGGAAGATCTGGCGCTACGGAAAACCAAATATCTACTGGCAAGAGCCTCTAGTTGGTGGGAAAACGTCAGAAGGCAGAGACGTAGAGGAATGG GTGAACAATGTGGAGGAAAGCCGCAGCGTTCAGGATGCGCCGACTCTGCTGGTGTCCGAGAAGGGAGGCGGTTTGCTCAACGCCTCAGCCAACAGCGTCAGCTCCTTCCCCCCCGCCAAGGTGGACAGCACCTCCTACAACGAGGACGATAACCA ATACTCTGAAAAAATTACGAGCCGTCCATTAGAGGGGTATTCCCACGGCGGCAGGACGAGCTCCAGCCCCTCGGAGGAAACGGGAGGCCGCCGGCCAGCCGCCAACAGGGGCAAGAGGCGCAGACGCAACCCTGACATGGACGAGTCCCAGTACGAAACGGAGTACACAActggaggagaaacaggaaacGAACTGGATGCAGAGGAATGGGAGAG TGTGTACCCGACGATAACTTCAGATTCTCAGAGGCACGAATACAAGAGAGAGTTTGATTCAGACCTGCGGGAATACAAGCGCCTGTGTGCAGAGATGGACGACATCAACGACCGGCTGAACAAACTCAGCCGGCAACTGGACACACTCGATGAGAGCTCAGCTAAATACCAG GTTGTTGCAGAGGAATATAATCAGCTGAAGGATCTGAAGCAG ACTTCAGAGTACCAGTCTAAGAAGAGGGAGTGCCGTAGGCTGAGGCACAAACTGTTCCACATCAAGCGAATGGTGAAGGACTACgacaagaaccactga